The Bacillus carboniphilus genome includes a window with the following:
- a CDS encoding flotillin family protein, whose product MLWVIVGVVAFLVLALILVFVSKYRTAGPDEALIVTGSYLGSKNVHVDEAGNKIKIVRGGGTFILPVFQQAEPLSLLSSKLDVSTPEVYTEQGVPVMADGTAIIKIGGSISEIATAAEQFLGKSKADRENEAREVLEGHLRSILGSMTVEEIYKNREKFSQEVQRVASQDLAKMGLIIVSFTIKDVRDKNGYLESLGKPRIAQVKRDADIATAEADKETRIKRAEADKDAKKSELERATEVAEAEKINQMKMAEYRREQDSAKARADQAYDLETARAKQEVTEQEMQVKIIERQKQIELEEKEIMRREKQYDSEVKKKADADRYAVVQAAEAHKSKQMAEADANKYQVEAMAKAEAEKVRMAGVAKADAERAQGESEAEVIRLKGLAEAEAKRKIAEAFEHYGQAAILDMIVRMLPEYAKEVASPLGNIDKITVVDTGGNGSGGANKVTNYATNLMSSLQETLKASSGIDVKELLENVTGKNRSLTNLDGFSFNMKETNNQMAATESADVEEKEQ is encoded by the coding sequence ATGTTGTGGGTAATTGTAGGAGTGGTCGCATTCCTAGTCCTTGCTCTAATTCTTGTATTTGTTTCTAAATATAGAACAGCAGGACCGGATGAGGCACTTATCGTAACAGGTAGTTACTTAGGAAGTAAAAATGTACATGTAGATGAAGCAGGAAACAAAATAAAAATAGTCCGTGGTGGCGGTACGTTTATTCTACCGGTATTCCAGCAAGCAGAGCCACTAAGCTTACTATCTAGCAAACTAGATGTTAGTACACCAGAAGTGTACACAGAGCAAGGTGTGCCTGTTATGGCTGATGGTACTGCAATTATCAAAATCGGTGGTTCTATTAGTGAAATTGCGACTGCTGCTGAGCAGTTTTTAGGGAAATCAAAAGCAGATCGTGAAAACGAAGCAAGAGAAGTACTAGAGGGTCATCTCCGCTCAATTTTAGGTTCTATGACAGTAGAAGAGATCTATAAAAATAGGGAAAAATTCTCTCAAGAAGTTCAAAGAGTAGCTTCACAAGATTTAGCGAAGATGGGTCTTATCATTGTTTCCTTCACGATTAAAGATGTCCGTGATAAAAATGGATACCTTGAATCCTTAGGTAAACCAAGAATTGCGCAAGTGAAACGTGATGCTGATATCGCAACAGCAGAGGCGGATAAAGAAACACGTATTAAGCGTGCGGAAGCTGATAAGGATGCGAAGAAGTCAGAGTTAGAGCGTGCGACTGAAGTTGCGGAAGCAGAAAAAATAAATCAAATGAAAATGGCTGAATACAGAAGAGAGCAAGATAGTGCAAAAGCCCGTGCTGACCAAGCGTACGATTTAGAAACAGCACGTGCCAAGCAAGAAGTAACTGAACAAGAGATGCAAGTTAAAATCATCGAGCGTCAAAAACAAATCGAGCTTGAAGAAAAAGAAATCATGCGTCGTGAAAAGCAATACGATTCCGAAGTCAAGAAGAAAGCCGATGCTGATCGTTATGCCGTTGTTCAAGCCGCAGAAGCGCATAAATCTAAACAAATGGCTGAAGCGGATGCAAACAAATATCAAGTGGAAGCCATGGCTAAGGCTGAAGCGGAGAAAGTACGAATGGCCGGGGTTGCGAAAGCCGATGCCGAAAGAGCACAAGGTGAATCTGAAGCAGAAGTTATCCGCCTGAAAGGTCTGGCAGAAGCCGAAGCGAAACGTAAGATTGCAGAAGCATTTGAACACTATGGTCAGGCTGCAATTCTAGACATGATCGTAAGAATGCTTCCTGAATATGCGAAAGAAGTTGCTAGCCCACTTGGTAACATCGATAAGATTACAGTCGTTGATACAGGTGGTAACGGTTCAGGTGGTGCCAACAAAGTAACCAACTATGCAACCAACCTAATGTCTAGCTTACAAGAAACATTAAAAGCTTCATCAGGAATTGATGTGAAAGAACTACTAGAAAACGTAACAGGAAAAAACCGTTCACTTACTAACTTAGATGGTTTCTCTTTCAATATGAAAGAAACCAACAACCAAATGGCCGCAACAGAATCAGCGGATGTAGAAGAAAAAGAACAATAA
- a CDS encoding PspA/IM30 family protein has protein sequence MFELFKRVKTVVSSELHALIDKAEDPIHMIDQYMRDMNKEIVEAEKATAKIMGEEKLLGRKVDDTKKLIETRQTQAVEALKSNREDLAKRALEDKNNLTKELQQLEDLHTNALQQVVELKEKLKVMKNEFREMELKRNSLKARAEAARVKTSINRSLSNSNTASAKKGFERMEEKVLREEAEAETSEDLQIMNKSLDQELKELAGKSEVDLELERLKEQLQEEEKKSS, from the coding sequence ATGTTCGAACTTTTTAAAAGGGTGAAAACCGTTGTTAGCTCTGAACTACACGCACTGATTGATAAGGCAGAGGATCCGATTCACATGATCGATCAGTACATGAGAGACATGAATAAGGAAATTGTAGAGGCAGAAAAGGCTACTGCAAAAATAATGGGAGAAGAGAAGCTTTTAGGTCGGAAAGTGGATGACACGAAAAAGCTGATTGAAACCAGACAAACTCAGGCAGTTGAGGCTTTAAAGAGTAATCGTGAAGATTTAGCCAAGCGAGCTCTAGAAGACAAAAACAATTTAACGAAAGAACTTCAGCAGCTAGAAGACCTTCATACAAACGCACTGCAACAAGTAGTGGAACTGAAGGAAAAGCTGAAGGTCATGAAAAATGAATTCCGCGAAATGGAATTAAAACGCAACTCCTTAAAAGCAAGAGCAGAAGCAGCAAGAGTCAAAACCTCCATTAACCGCTCATTATCTAATTCCAACACAGCTAGTGCCAAAAAAGGCTTTGAAAGAATGGAAGAAAAAGTGTTAAGAGAAGAAGCTGAGGCTGAAACGAGTGAGGACCTTCAAATCATGAATAAGTCCTTGGACCAAGAGCTTAAAGAATTAGCTGGTAAAAGTGAAGTTGATTTAGAGCTGGAACGTTTGAAAGAACAGCTTCAAGAAGAGGAGAAAAAATCAAGCTAA
- a CDS encoding glycosyltransferase translates to MVTISLCMIVKNEEGVLARCLDTVKDIVDEINIVDTGSTDRTVEIAKQYTDRVFYFEWIGNFAAARNESFKYATKDYILYLDADDVLLEDDQRKLKELKETLDPSVDSVSMYYDAGTDEFGNVTLRYRRNRLVKREKNFIWKGDCHQYLEVYGNIINSDISITHKKIKHSVGRNLNIYQNKIDRGETFSARDYFYYGNELRENGHYEKAIEAYDHNISMKEGWIEDKVYACINKADCYRYLGDTENEIKSLFQSFEFSKVPRAETCSRIGYCYQRKREYNHAIFWYNLATQAVPQSEKWSFSYPAYYTWYPHLQMCVCYYNLGNFEKSYYHNEEAAKYRPKDQRILHNRNLLQSKLGLEK, encoded by the coding sequence ATGGTTACTATTAGTCTTTGTATGATTGTTAAAAATGAAGAGGGAGTACTGGCTAGGTGTCTCGATACTGTAAAAGATATTGTGGATGAGATTAATATAGTAGACACTGGCTCTACAGATCGTACGGTTGAAATTGCAAAGCAATATACAGATCGTGTTTTTTACTTCGAATGGATTGGGAACTTTGCGGCAGCAAGAAATGAGTCCTTTAAATATGCTACAAAGGATTATATCTTATATCTCGATGCAGATGATGTTCTTCTGGAGGACGATCAAAGAAAACTTAAAGAATTAAAGGAAACATTGGATCCATCTGTAGATTCCGTATCGATGTATTATGATGCAGGGACCGATGAATTTGGAAATGTAACTTTGCGATACCGTAGAAATCGTCTTGTTAAACGAGAAAAGAACTTTATATGGAAAGGTGATTGTCACCAATATCTTGAGGTTTATGGAAACATTATAAATTCAGATATTTCAATTACTCATAAGAAAATAAAACATTCTGTAGGAAGAAATCTAAATATCTATCAAAATAAAATTGATCGTGGTGAAACCTTCTCTGCAAGGGACTATTTTTATTATGGAAATGAACTTAGGGAGAATGGTCATTACGAAAAAGCAATTGAGGCCTATGATCATAATATCTCTATGAAGGAAGGGTGGATCGAGGACAAGGTTTATGCATGCATAAATAAAGCCGATTGCTATAGATATTTAGGAGATACTGAAAATGAAATTAAATCGTTATTTCAATCGTTCGAGTTTTCTAAGGTACCACGTGCAGAAACTTGTAGTCGGATAGGTTACTGCTATCAACGAAAACGAGAATACAATCATGCAATCTTTTGGTATAACCTTGCCACTCAAGCTGTGCCGCAATCAGAAAAATGGAGTTTCAGTTATCCCGCATATTATACTTGGTACCCACATTTACAAATGTGCGTCTGCTACTATAATCTTGGTAACTTCGAAAAATCCTACTATCATAATGAAGAAGCTGCAAAATATCGACCAAAAGATCAAAGAATCCTCCATAACAGAAACCTCCTCCAATCAAAACTTGGACTCGAAAAGTAG